tctattgcttataacagaaaatctgaatctgggtagtttataaagaaaaggaatttattttctatagttatggaggttgggaagttcaaggtcaaggggccacatctggtgaggcccttcttgctggtggggactctcttCAGAGTCCTGTGACAGCACAGAGCATTACATGGTGATGGGGTTCAGCGTGCTAGCACAGGTCACTCTTCTTCCTCTTATAAAGTCACAAGTCCCATTCTTGTGCTAACCCaataatccattaatccattaacccatgGATGGATTGATTTCAGAGCCCTCATCacccaatcacctcttaaggCCCCACCTTTCAATACTGCCATATTGGGGATTcggtttcaacatgagtttccagagagacaaacattcaaaccatagcacacaCCCGCTAGGATGATTAGAATCCAAAAGCCAGATAATAACACGTGTTgatggggatgtggagaaatagaatgAATGCTCATAccctgctggtgagaatgtaaagtgGCAAAAAAACagtctgacagttcctcaaaaagttaaacatagagacatagagttaccatttgacccagaacttccactcctagatatttacccaagagacatgaaaacaaacatgcacacagaaacatgtacataaacatgtatagcagctttatttataataaccaaaagtTGAAAATGGCCCAAATGTCCCTCATCTGATGAATTGATAAATAGAATGTTTATCCAATGGACTATTAATCAGCTATGAAAAGAAATGGAGTACCTgccacaacacagatgaaccttgaaaacattttgccaAGTTACAGAAACCAGTCACAAAGGATCACATACTATTATGagtccattcatatgaaatgttctaaatagacaaaactatagagacacAGAACAAATTAGTAGTTGCCTAGGCATGGGGAATCGGGAATTGGGAGGTGGTGGTTAAAGGTTATAGAGTTTCTTTAAGGGtggggagtgatgaaaatgttctcacCTTGTGATGATGGTTGCCCAGTTCTAAAGATCCTAAAAACTGTTCACTAGTTCACTCTAAATGGGTGAACTATATTGTATacgaattatatctcaataaatctcttggaaaaaaataaagaatatatctaacaaaaaaaatttaaggcacATTTATTCCTTTTCCAATTGTTATAATAAAACCAGGTGGAAGAGAATGGTTTTAgcagttaggaaaaaaaaaaaaatacaaatctgggGTTTGGCCAtgaaaagttatttataaaaattagagaagaaaaggCAAGAAGAAGTTATTTCACATTACAGACCTCTCCCTGGCCCCAAAGCCTAATACGTGCTTACCAAGTCATAAAAAGAGACACAGTTGATTCACAAGCTGAAGGTTTGAACTTGAATAGAACCCTAGGCAGGGCAGTGTCCCCCCCTTTCCCCGGCCCAGGTAACACTAGGCAGAGCACCAGAGAGTAAAAACTCAACAGGGGGGAGGCTGGACCCTCAAGGTTTGGGAGTTTAAGCACCCAACTTCTGGCTCAGGGACTTGGGGAGTAGGGTAAACAAAATCTACTTGGAAAATAATTggggaagaaaaccaaaaattgccttctgcagggctggggacagggaaggaggcagggccaGGGAAAGGAGGATTTCTTATCACTAACCTAACTTGGAAGGCTGTAAGGGACCATCTTCAACTGGCCTTAAGAGGACAGCCAGATGGTGGATTGGAGAGTCcacaggagggagagaaggaaagggaatgtAGCTGGTAGGATGCAATAGCCCCTTCCTTTCTGGGCACAGGAGGGCAGCCAGGGCACCAGGTCCAGGCAGTGACCTCACAACAACAGCAGTTTTTGCAGCTTAGAGATCAACCACCTGGCCCACCCCGCTATTCATTCTGTTCAGCGTGGGCTGGTGTAGGGCCACCCTCCGCCCCAACGCAGCGGACAGCTCTGTAGCCTAGGGCCCTGCCTCTTCTTCTGAGGCAGCACGGGACCCAGGCAGCTCCCCAGGCTACGGGACCGCCGCAGAAGCAGCAGGCGCTCCCCACGCGAAAACCAACGGACAGAAGGGTGGCCACGTGAAAAGCAATGGTGACATCCCCCAAGGGTGAAGGGGAGTTGGCCCCTGTGAACAGAAGAGGCAGCCGGGGCCACTGGCAATGCCATGGAGCCAACAACCCCTAGCCAGGGTGCTGAGGCCAAAGGGGAGCCTCCCTCCCCCCGCAAGGAGACTCCCAAGAAGAGGAAATTGTctttcaaggccaggcatggtggctcatgcctgtaatccctgcattttgggaggccaagaccgggggaatcgcttgagcccaggagttcgagaccagactgggcaacatgtcgaaaacccatctctacataTTACAATAAAATAGCCTTGATAGTATAGTGGTGAGCATAGCTgccttccaagaaaaaaaaaaggtcccgTAGTCCCGGCGGAGCGCGGGTGTTGGGAAACAGAGCCGCACCTCGCTTGGCTCCGGAAAGCCCTGGTAACCAAAATTCTTGAAAAGTACTAGTGTCTGGCCTCCGCACTAACTCTCTCCGAGTCCCGTTAAGCCTGGGGGGATGACTCAGAGGGTTTGGGGTCCTGTCGGGGAAGTTCAGCGACCAGAACAGTTCCAGATTCTCcccatgtgtctgtggtcccaccACCTCCTCCGCAAGGGACGCTGAAAGCTGTCTGGTACCCAGGACACCTTCTTGGGATGAGTACGGCCATTCGCCCTGGCTGAGCCTCAGGAGCGCGGGCAGGGGCCGCGGGGGCCGGGTCTCCAGGCGCCCCCTCCGGCCTTTCTCTGCTCGCGGCGGCGCTGGGACAACCTCTTGGCGGCTCAGCGCCCGCGGTTCCCAGCGCGGGCGGGACCGCGGCAGAGGCGCCCAAACCGGTTGCACAGAAACAGCGCCACCCGCGACTGTCCGCGGGGCCATCTCTGGCTGCCTTTCTCTCAAAAACAAGGGCAGGGACGGGGGCGGGAGGTGCTCCAAAAGAAGGCGGGCCGAAGCTAGGTATGGCTCCCTGTCCCCGCggaggggccagggcagggcGCGCAACTCCGGCGGGAGCGGTCCCGGGTCGTGAGCCGGCCCCGCCTTGGTGGCGGCGCCCCCTCGCGGTCCAGAGTCAGGCGCATCGGCGGGCTCGGGTCTCCAGCCCGGCGGGGAGGAGGAACAGGGTCTGCGGGGCGGGGACTCGGGGCCGCGGCGGGGCGCGCACACGCGGGCTGGGCGATCCGGGGTACGGGCCCTTGGCACGACTGGCCAGGCTCCCAGAGCGCCGGCGCCGCCCATGGCCGAACCGCTCCAGCCAGACCCCGGGGCGGCCGAGGACGCGGCGGCCCAAGCCGTAGAGACGCCGGGCTGGAAGGCCCCGGAGGACGCGGGCTCCCAGGTAGGCGCCGACCCAGGAGCGGAGGGGCTGGGCCCGCCTTCGGGCTGATTTGCCATGAGGCCAGCGGGTCCCACAGTGTTAAGTAAAAAGTACAATTCTTTAAGTGGTCCGAGTCCCTACCCCGTATCGTACACAAACGAGAAACCCAGATCATTTCGGTCTACCCTCCCCTCTACCCCAGTGCAGGTCCCATCTCAATTTCTTGTCTTTGCGGGGTGGTGGGGCGAGGAGGAACTGGTTATGTCCCAGAACGCGCGGTGGAACCCTCCGAAGCGAGGGGGTGTAATAGGTGTTTGTCTTTAAAGCGTGAATCGAGTCCCCAGCGTGTGGGGTTAGGGCCGCTGCGTTCCCTAATCGCAAGGAGGGGAACCTCGTGGAGGTGCACCTCCCAGACCTAAGGAGCGGGGACCTCAGGCTGGACCCCGGGGCGGTGCAGCCCCTAGACAGGCCGGCTGCAGGTCGACCCGAGATCATGGCACCGGTATTTTTGCATCTCACTCCTACCCTCTTAGAATTGCTTCTCGAAGTTTTCTCTGTTCCGCTTTAGCCCGGAAGTTATGAGATCCGACACTATGGACCAGCCAAGTGGGTCAGCACGTCCGTGGAGTCTATGGACTGGGATTCAGCCATCCAGACGGGCTTTACGAGACTGAACAGCTACATTCAAGGCAAAAACGAGAAAGGTAAAAGcagttttctttgtaattatgCATATTGTGAAAGAGTCCCTGGGTTTCTTACTGAGTTTTATCTTATCAAagaaatatcctttataatagaaaaataagcaagtCATCAAAGACTTCTCTTGTTTTCAGACAAGACTCCTCAGGACCAGGGTTCCACTGGGTATTACTTTTCAACCTCTGTTCTCTGATTTTGCTGGATGAACTGGGGTTTGGTGTAACGCGTGATAAGTCCTTTTCCATGGCAAACGCTTCAAGATAATTTGCTGACTGGTAGGATCAGAGACATCGGGAGGCAAGAAGGTACCAAGATTAGAAGCAGCAAGTCATAGCTTTTGGTCTGGCTTTGCCGCTATTTATATTTTAGCAGGTCTCTTAGCCTGTGGGACCTCATTTTCTGAAttgtaagaaaaaagaatttactgACCTTGTAATCTCTAATTTCCCCTTTTATctctaaaattaagaatttattaaCCCAGAATATCAGTATTACAGAAAGTGGTTTAATATGGGCAGTGAGCAGGTTAGTAATTTTGGCCTTACTGTTTTAAGATGAAAATTATCTTGAAGGTAAATATGTCAATAATGTGAAGTAAATCAAGAAACCCAGATCAAAAAAGAATAGGTTAAATGTCTAAAGCTGTCAAAAATACACtaaatttgctttcatttttatgtcacagagatgaaaataaagatgacagCTCCAGTGACAAGCTACGTGGAGCCTGGTTCAGGTCCTTTTAGTGAGTCTACTATTACCATTTCCCTGTATATTCCCTCTGAACAGCAATTTGATCCGCCCAGGCCTTTAGAGTCAGATGTCTTCATTGAAGATAGAGCCGAAATGACTGTGTTTGTACGGTAAGTGGTAGATAATTTATAGCATTGCTGACTGCTAGTTTTACTTACAGTTTAGCTCCAGTGCAATTTCAAAAGGCTTTTCACCCTTCCATAAAATTAGGTCTAATGCATTTTGTGATGTTTTCCTACTGGCTTTGTTGTATATGTTACTGAGGTCTGTCACAAGATAATAATCACTTCATTTAATGAGTCTATTGCATGCCCTTCATATAAGACACGGTGCAAATTATATGCCCCCAAAACAAAAGACTGCAATATAGTTAGATCTGAACAAAAGTACTTTAAACAAAAGTCTTAGtttgttcaggctgctgtaacaaaataccatgggcTGGGTAGTTTATGAAAAACAGAAGTTTATCTCGCACATTTCTGGAGACAAGGAAGTTCAAGTTTAAGGTGCTGGCAGTTTCAGTGACTGGTAAGGGCcagtttcctggttcatagatggaaCCTTCTCAGAAATGTCCTCATGTGGTGGAAGAGGCAAGGTAGCTTTATTGGACATGTTTTACAAgactctaccctcatgacctaatcactttccaaaggcctcatctcctaatactatcacattagTGATTAggttttcaaaatatgaattttgaggcccagcactttgggaggctgaggcaggtggatcactttagtctgggagttagagactagcctgggcaacatagcaaggccccatctctactaaatatatatatatatatattagccaggcctggtggcacatgcctgtggtcccagctacttgggaggctgaggtaggaggatcacttgggcccagaaggtcgaggctgagTGAGCCGtaattgcaccaatgcactccagcctgtgtgacagagtgagaccctgtctcaaaaaaaaaaaaaaaatgtatatatgaattttggggagacacaaacatggACTTCATAGCTTTCTGCCCTGACCCTGTAAAATTCATatcatctcacatgcagaatATATTCATTCTATCCCAATAGCCccaaaagtcttaattcattccagcatcaactcaaaagtctaaATTCATCTAAAGATCATCAAAATCAAATCTGAGGCTCAAGGTACAGTTTATCCTGAGGCCGATTCCCCTCCATCTATGAACCTGTGAAATCAAACATGTTATatgcttccaaaaaaaaaatggtaggaCCGACATAGGATAAATACcacattccaaaaggaagaaatgggaaaaaagaaatgggtAACAGGTTCCAAGTAAGTTCTAAATGTTCAGATTAATTTTCTGTGACTCAGAGCTCTTCCCTCTGGGCCCACTGGGATGAAGGTCCCACTTGTGAAGCTCTGCTGAACAGAGGTTGGGCCCCCAAGGCTTCAATTGGCCCTGCCCATGGCTTTGGATGGCCCAAACCCACTGCAGCTCTCACAGTTGAACGGACCCCAGGGGCAGTCCTACCAGGCTCAAATTACACACCACTGGCCCTCCCAGTCTAGTGTGTCCTGCTCCCATGGCTCTGTTAGCCATTTTCCCTATTGGGGACTCACTTTGCTCTCACTGTGGCCCTCTGCTTGGGTCACATACCTAAGGCCCTGGGCAGCTCCATCCTTCAAGGTGGAGGTAGCCACACCCCCACAGCTCATGTACTGGCAGAGGTGGCACCACATGGATGCTGCTGAAGTTAACTGCCTGCACCTTCTGGGAGGACAGCCATCGCAGCCCCGGCCACACCTCAGCCCACTGGAGCTGAACCTGGGGCATCCAAGGAGGGCTGCACTGGAATGCAGGGAACAGAGTGGTGAGGCAGTGTTGGCAGTGAGTTCCACAGCCCCCCAGGTGCCCAAAGACCCTCCTTTGAAATTGTTCTGTCCCCGCCAGGCACTGAAActtggcctgtgatgggagaggcagctcataatttctgaaatttctttggCACCGTTCTTCCATTATTCTGGAGAACAGGCCCTGGTTTCTATTTAGATGGCAGTTCTACATTAATCTCCTTATCAAAGGGTTGCTTGGCCTTACCCTTGTTCTCTCTGGAACaagctttctcatttcttttaataTGGATAGGCTaagaattttccaaatgtttaagttctgcttcccttttgattAAAAATTTACTCTTTAAATTCTCTCTTCTTGTATTTAACTATCAAGAGAAGCCAGGCCACATCTTCCATTCCCATTTTGCTTAGAAAATGTTCAGCCAAATATCCTGTTTCATAACTCACAAGTTGTACTGTCCACATTACACTGGGACACACAAACAGTTTCTTTGCCATGTCATGACAAGGATCACCTTGTCCTCCAAGTTCCAATAAATGTTCTTCATATCCATCCAAGACCttatcagaatggcctttaccTCAAACCACCATGATCCAGTATGACTCCCACCCACTCCTTAGACTGCCCTTGCCATCCTCAGCAGTGCCTCTGTATCTGTCACATGGTTACTGTCCTCTCCCATGTGACCCTTACAGCAGTCATGTGTGGACCAATCTGGTCCGTTAATACTTGCTTATCCTTTAACTTTCAGTGTCACTCTCTTGTCATTTCTCCTCTCCCATTTCTTTACCTCTGTTGGCCCCTCCTCAGCTCCCCACCCTAGGATCGCTGTTGACACCTGTTTTAGACCCTCATTTCAGAGCAGACTTATTCTGGGTGATCCATTCATATTGTTTCAACTCCCTGAGTCAAATGATTCTCAAATCTATTAAGTGTCTCCAGATCTGATTTCCCTACTTGTTGGACATCTCTCTTTGGGGTTGGGGGAATCAAACTCAACAACCCTAAAAATGAGCCTTCCCCCAATTCCCAGATCTTCTCTGATCTTATAGTGCCCGTCTCAGTTGAGGGCCTCATCAACCAGAtaggctcctttttttttttttttttttttctttctgagacagggccttgctctgttgtccaggctggagtatagtggcataatgatatctcactgcagccgggaacatctgggctcaagggatcctcccacttcagcctcctgagtggtgtgtgccaccaccatgcccagctaatttattattttttgtagggacgggatttcactatgttgcccaggctggtcttgaactcctgggctcaagcaatctacttatcttagcctcccaaagcatcgggtttacaagcatgagctaccatgcccagtcaagACAGCTTCCTGAGCAAGGAATTTACCGTCACCATCAGCACACTGTTCCTGACAACTGGTTCCCAAATCTGGCCCATTCACCTCAAAAATGACTCAGGGATTTGTTCCCTTCTCTCCATTGCCATTGTGACTTACTTGGGTCTTCATCTTCTAGGGACCGCACTAAGTCATCTTTGTGTACCCTAGTTCTCAGCACATGCCTGGTACTCCCAGTAGATACTGGGATGTTGATTGATCTCAACTGAATAATTTCTTGACTATTTCACTTCAGTAGCCTGCAAGCCATCTTCCCTGCCACTAGTCTTTTCCTCCCCTCTTCCACACTGGTGCTGTGATCTTTCTTACAACAATGACAAAAGCCCAGAATCTCTGTCGGATTCCTCGTTTCCCCAGGGAAGCTCAGATTGTTGACACAGTGCACAGTGCCACATATGACCTGGCCCAGCTCTGTCTCCAGCAGCTCCCCTTTCCATCACTTGGGCTTCTCACCCTTCACGGACCATGCCATGTTCTTCCACATCTTGTTACCTTTGACCTCAGGCACATTAGTCCACTTTTCCTTGCTAAAATTTCcttgttttaaaatgcatatgatCATAGTACTtacctatctcatagggttgCCATGAAGATCAGATGAGTTAATTTGTATAAAACACTTGGAACATGAGCATCAGGCATTCCTAGCTCTAGCACTCTCTTCTCACTCTTTCTGGAGAGCCCACTGCCACCCTACAGGACAAATGACACCTTTTCTGTGATGCCTTCTTCAGTTTCTCCACCTAGCTAGCTACTCTGTCCTGGTGCCCTTCCTtctattcttcttcttctaagtAATAGTGACTTATTCATAGACGGAAACTTCTTCAAGAATATGACAGCATGTTACTATGTCTATATATTCTAGCCCCTGGCAAGGCAGGCACCATATATGTTGTTTGTGTTCTGAATAAAACCATGAATAGATCATTGTGAAACAACACGCATTCAGAGAACAAAAGCTTATTTCTAATTAAAGGGTTCAATATTTGATTTTAAGGGgaaatgaatttgaaaacaaattccTTTCAGGCAAAACATGCTAAGCATTGATTATTCattaaggaaataaagaatacatttaggagccaaaatgtttctttctttctctttctttctttctttctttcttttcactcttgttgcgcaggctggaatgcaatggcccagtcttggctcgctgcaaccaccgcctcccaggttcaagtgagtcaaGTGCCTCAGCCTTGAAtcacttgggattacaggtgcccccactatgcccagctaatttttgtatttttagtagagacggggtttccccatgttggccaggctggtctggaactcctggcctcaggtgatccacccatcttggcttcccaaagtgctgggactgcaggcgtgagccaccatgcctagcccaaaATGTTTCTTAACCTGTGGTTCAGAATTATATTCAATTGACATGAAAACGATAGAACAGAAGAGTTATATCAACTCACCTgcagtgttttattttgtatacatGTGCATGCAGAGATTCCTACACTTGGCAGGATTAAAAGGGAACTGCATGCCAGGAATGGTTCTGGGTGCTGGGTAGACATTGTTATATGAAACAGACATGGTTTGTACCCTTGAAAGATGACACCTCATCTGAAGCATGGTAGGATTGATTTTTTGCACTGGCACATTGATAACAGAACTTATACCAAAGAAAGCATATTAGGAAAATTTTTGTTTCTCAGTGTTTCTTATTCTTCACCCTCAAAATCAAATTCATCATGCTTGTCTGTCAGCAGCTCAGCTAGGTCAGTGCTGTCATGATTTAATCTCAGGATGGTTTTGTTTATATACTGTAAAATCTATACTTAAACTTTTAttcccttttcccactttttgtttTAAGCTTTTGACTATCTTTTCTTCCACATCCCCATAGCAACCTCCTGCCTGGATCCTTCCTCACCAGTCTATTATCTATCTGCCTATATTCTAATCCAGATCTGATCAAGTTGCACATTTCTGCTCAACAAGCTTGGAAATAACCTCAAAAGGCCTTAGGCTAATGCACAGGGTTCTGCCTTCTAGCTCTGACTCACCTTCCTGGCCTCATTTTATGCCTCACTCTGGAAACACATGGTATTTTTAGATTTATGGTCTCTTTCCTATCACTCCCCTTTCTTTGTTCAGCAAAACCATCCTCCATTCAGGCCCAATTCAGATGACTCTCCTTACCCCAGATTTAATCATGTGCTCAACGCTCCAACAACACTTTGATCCTATCCCTGTTTAAAACCCTTCtcagaggccgggcatggtggctcatgcctgtaatcacaacgctttgggaagccaaggcaggtggatcacttgagctcaggagtttgagaccagcctgggtaacatagtaagaccctgtctctacagatttttttaaaaaattagttcgttgtgcacctgtggttccagcaactcgggaggctgaggtgggaggactgattgagcccaggaggtcaaggatgcagtatGCTGTCCCaccatattccagcctgggcaacagacagagtgagacccggtctcaaacaaacaaacaaacaaacaaaaaacctcaggaTGTATAGAGAGAACTGCCAAAATGTTTATCTGTTCCCTTGGATCATAAATTCAGAGAGGTGAAAACTATATCATATTCATCTGTAATCCAGCGCTTATTTTCCCTAGGGGAGGGAAAAAGGGGCAATGTTCAAGTGAAAATTGAGTCTGGAAAAGGGGCTTCTACAGGGGTGTCAGTATAGTTCTCTGATCAGCAGCACCGGCATGAATGTGGAAGCTCAGTAGAAACacagactctcaggccccaccccagacctgaaTCTGCATTGTAGCAAAATCCCCAGGTGACCTGTATGCACGTTAAAGGTTTGGGAAGCACAGGGTAGAGCACTTGAGATTGTGTAGGTTCCAAATCCACCTGTCAACAGATGGGAGGAGGGGATGCATCCTGCTGGGTTTCCTCAGTGCTTCTGAGGTCACACGGAGACCAGGAATCACAGGTAGGAGTGGTCAGTTCATCTGCCGACAGAGagtagctttttttatttttattttttgaaaaagagtcttgcactctgtcacccaggctggagtgcagtggcatgatcttggctcactacaacctgcacctcccaggttcaagcgattctcctgcttcagcctctcaagtaactgggactacaggcacctaccaccatgcccagctaatttttgtatttttattagagatggcgttttaccatgttggccaggctggtctcaaactcctgacctcaagtgatccgcccacctcaacctcccaaagtgctgggattacaggcgtgaaccacctcgcCTGTCCGAGAGGGAGTAACTTTGAAGTTGCACTTCACCCAGCATTCACGGTACCAGCACCCACTTTTTGCTTCAGACTGACATTCACATCAGTATTAAAATCATTCacagttatttcctttctcctttgtaGGTCTTTCGATGGATTTTCTAGTGGCCAAAAGAATCAAGAACAACTTCTGACATTAGCAAGCATTTTGAGGGAACATGGAAAAGTTTTTGATGAGAAGGTTTACTACACTGCAGGCTACAACAGTCCTTTCAAATTGCTTAATAGAAATAATGAAGTGTGGTTGATTCAAAAAAATGAACCCACCAAAGAAAAcgaatgagaaaaatgaaaggaatttcCGCTGTCAGAGGCAAAACGTCTGTTTATCATAGACACCAACGTGACCTCTAAGTAAAGTGCGTGTCTAGTGTCTTCTATTGAGAATACTACTATTAATGAAGCTTATTTCCAATGTGCCTTTTTAACGCTTGAAGTTTTATCTACATACACAGGTAACAGAGGACAGTAGTCTGTAAACACATAAATTGGTCATAACTATGGTGGTCTTTATATCTGTGAGGATCTAGGGAAATTTCACGTCACTTCCCTCTTCTTCACTGCATCAcaatcatatttccttttttttcttggatttgTGTCAGTTGGATGATGTCCCCTCCAGATAgtatcaataaaaatgttaaaaatttatcTTGTGTGGAACCACTAGGCTGTCAGGCCCGGAGAGGTGAAATTCAGTTGGACACAAAAATCAAATTGTCTTTTGTGGCTGCCACCATTACATTCTCTGTTTGTTGTATGTATTACATTCCCTCCCGCATCCTCCCACTGCCCCACTGCACAGGAACACTCCATTTAACTCCATTTAAACGTAGTgaattcattcctttctttctagTCTCCACTTAACCCCCTAAAAATCTTGCTTTTTCCCCTAAACATTTCACCGAACTGTCatgtattttcattcattcttgaACTCATTGTAGGGAGCCCCTGCTCTGTTCCAAGCACTCTGCTAAGGTAAGAAAATCTGTGTCCCAAGCCCCTCATcactgacttcctctttactaaCTTCAACAACATCTTTCCACCTCCTTAACTATTTCATTCACCCTCCCACTGTGAACACGACAGATAAGGCCCCTggcctcatggagtttacattctagagGGTGAGGGAGTTTAACACAAATAAGATACTTGAAATTGGCAAGCGTGATGAAGAACTGAAATAGGGCAGTGGGGTAGAGTGTGGTTAGGTAGGGTGTGGTGGGCATCACATAAGGTGGTCAGTAAAGGCCTCTCAAGAGACAGTTGAGACTTGAATGACGAGGAGTCGTCAGATGAAAGCCAGGGGCAGACGTGACAGTGTTAAAGGGAGAGGCCATGTTTGGTACCTAGAACAAAAAGCTGCACACACTGCTGAGCAAGAGAGCACTGTAGGGCACGGTCTTGTAGGGCACGGTCTGTCCTGATAAAACTGCTGACCTTAGGCAGGGTTTTAGGAAGGATTAACAGACTTTCAAAAGCATTTAGGAGTTGATTGAGCTTTAGGTGTGGAGATGCAGTTACCAGAGTGAGGCCGCTGCTGATTAGCATGATTTAGAAGCCTGGTTTGGAGGTGAGGTGACTGATGTGAAATTGTCATTGATTGTTTCTGGTACTTAATTGTTACTATGACCAAAGAATGGTCAGTTTTATTCTGGGAATTGAAGTTGTGGCAGACAACGTGAGGTGCGCCACTCAAATTTACCTTCAAGAAAGTACTAGCTGCCCAGTTGTGAGGGGTGTGGTTCGCTGACAGTCTCCCCTGTTACTGTCTTCAGGGTCCACGCCAGATTTCAAGATAAGGATACACTATTCTATGGGAGAGAGGGGGACCTAGTCAAAACTGAGCAAGGCAGTGGTAGCTGACAGCATGCTTTTTTTCTGGCAACGTCCAGCCAAT
Above is a genomic segment from Piliocolobus tephrosceles isolate RC106 chromosome 5, ASM277652v3, whole genome shotgun sequence containing:
- the HEBP2 gene encoding heme-binding protein 2 isoform X2, which gives rise to MAEPLQPDPGAAEDAAAQAVETPGWKAPEDAGSQPGSYEIRHYGPAKWVSTSVESMDWDSAIQTGFTRLNSYIQGKNEKEMKIKMTAPVTSYVEPGSGPFSLSMDFLVAKRIKNNF
- the HEBP2 gene encoding heme-binding protein 2 isoform X1 encodes the protein MAEPLQPDPGAAEDAAAQAVETPGWKAPEDAGSQPGSYEIRHYGPAKWVSTSVESMDWDSAIQTGFTRLNSYIQGKNEKEMKIKMTAPVTSYVEPGSGPFSESTITISLYIPSEQQFDPPRPLESDVFIEDRAEMTVFVRSFDGFSSGQKNQEQLLTLASILREHGKVFDEKVYYTAGYNSPFKLLNRNNEVWLIQKNEPTKENE